A section of the Pseudomonas prosekii genome encodes:
- a CDS encoding YbfB/YjiJ family MFS transporter translates to MHSSSTHPRSAIWLPIFAGLCASLVSIGLARFAYTPLIPSLIQAQWFSANDVVYLGAANLVGYLIGALIGHPLARRVGNSTALRLMMLAVTLAFFACGFPLSVSWFFGWRLLSGVAGGAIMVLVAATVLPHVPVSRRGLASGAIFLGIGLGIAGSGTIVPPLLSLGLQNTWFGLGLIALVLTAASWFGWPTASAQHAAPVSGDTSNTPTPAGLYLLFAQYAFMAAGLVPAMVFLVDFVARGLGAGAHVGALIWVMYGLGAIIGPVSYGFLADKFGARLSIRIVLVVQAITLGLLAVSSSFLALALLAVILGSFPPGIVPLALARVHELVPNHHQQQIAWSRATVSFATFQALTGFAYSAIFSASGGQHALLFVIACGAIVVALLLELAMRLLKQPKPCSRRRRNSQHLHRLTDRYREQAQLPQGISAGQTSTSTANP, encoded by the coding sequence ATGCACAGCTCATCGACCCACCCGCGCAGCGCGATCTGGCTGCCGATCTTCGCCGGCCTCTGCGCCAGCCTGGTCAGCATCGGTTTGGCGCGATTCGCCTATACGCCGCTGATCCCATCGCTGATCCAGGCGCAATGGTTTTCCGCCAACGACGTGGTGTACCTCGGCGCGGCCAATCTGGTCGGTTACCTGATCGGCGCGCTGATCGGTCATCCACTCGCTCGTAGAGTCGGCAACAGCACGGCGTTGCGGCTGATGATGCTGGCGGTGACGCTGGCGTTTTTTGCCTGTGGTTTTCCGTTGTCGGTGAGTTGGTTTTTCGGCTGGCGGTTGCTGTCGGGTGTGGCGGGTGGCGCGATCATGGTGTTGGTCGCAGCGACGGTGTTGCCGCACGTGCCGGTGTCGCGCCGAGGCCTGGCCAGCGGGGCGATTTTCCTCGGCATCGGTTTGGGCATTGCCGGCTCGGGGACGATTGTTCCGCCGCTGCTGAGCCTGGGTTTGCAGAACACTTGGTTTGGCTTGGGTTTGATCGCGCTGGTGTTGACCGCCGCGAGCTGGTTTGGCTGGCCGACCGCGAGCGCGCAACATGCTGCGCCGGTGAGCGGTGACACTTCAAATACGCCAACGCCAGCGGGTCTGTATCTGTTGTTTGCGCAGTACGCGTTCATGGCGGCGGGATTAGTGCCGGCGATGGTGTTTCTGGTCGACTTCGTCGCTCGCGGCCTCGGCGCCGGGGCGCATGTCGGCGCGCTGATCTGGGTCATGTATGGATTGGGCGCGATCATCGGGCCAGTGAGTTATGGTTTCCTCGCCGACAAGTTTGGCGCGCGGTTGAGCATTCGCATTGTGTTGGTGGTGCAGGCGATTACCTTGGGTTTGCTGGCGGTTTCCAGCTCGTTCCTCGCATTGGCGCTGCTGGCGGTGATCCTCGGCTCGTTCCCGCCCGGCATCGTTCCGCTGGCGCTGGCCCGCGTGCATGAGCTGGTGCCCAATCATCACCAGCAACAAATCGCCTGGAGCCGCGCGACCGTCTCGTTTGCCACGTTCCAGGCACTCACCGGTTTTGCCTATTCGGCGATCTTCAGCGCCAGCGGCGGTCAGCATGCGCTGTTGTTCGTGATTGCCTGCGGCGCAATCGTCGTGGCCCTGCTGCTGGAACTGGCCATGCGCTTGCTCAAGCAACCAAAACCCTGCTCGCGAAGGCGTCGTAACAGCCAACATCTGCATCGACTGACCGACCGCTATCGCGAGCAAGCTCAGCTCCCACAGGGGATCAGTGCCGGGCAAACATCCACATCCACCGCAAATCCGTAG
- a CDS encoding LysR family transcriptional regulator — protein sequence MNWDDARVFLAVCRESTLRGAARVLGVDQATVGRRVTALEKSLSATLFLRTSEGYALTVVGEAALHAVEKMELSALELQRQIQGLDDRLTGIVRVSTTDSLAIDFLIPAIARLHRKHPDVRVQLDASTQMISLAKREADIAVRNARPDNPDLIARRIARWPVGLFASQEYLDAHGVPAPGSAFEGHDLVVYQPYLAGNKELTLVSEPLTRGRIVSSLGSGLLVRRSIAAGIGIGEIPVYMGERDGLVRLWPERTRPVPYDVWLVTHADLRHTARVRVVIDEIVAGFNGTGE from the coding sequence ATGAACTGGGACGATGCTCGTGTGTTTCTCGCGGTCTGCCGCGAATCGACCTTGCGCGGCGCCGCGCGGGTGCTTGGCGTCGATCAGGCGACCGTTGGCCGGCGTGTCACGGCGCTGGAGAAATCCTTGAGCGCGACGTTGTTTCTGCGCACCTCCGAAGGGTATGCGCTGACGGTGGTGGGCGAGGCGGCGCTGCACGCCGTGGAGAAAATGGAGCTGTCGGCGCTGGAATTGCAGCGCCAGATTCAGGGCCTCGATGATCGGCTGACCGGCATCGTCCGGGTCAGCACCACCGACTCGCTGGCGATCGATTTCCTGATCCCGGCGATTGCCCGATTGCACCGCAAACACCCGGATGTGCGCGTGCAACTCGATGCGTCCACGCAAATGATCAGCCTGGCTAAACGCGAGGCCGACATCGCCGTGCGCAACGCGCGGCCGGACAACCCGGACCTGATCGCCCGACGCATCGCGCGCTGGCCGGTGGGGCTGTTTGCTTCGCAGGAGTACCTCGATGCCCACGGCGTGCCGGCGCCGGGTTCGGCGTTTGAGGGGCATGATCTGGTGGTGTATCAACCGTATCTGGCGGGCAACAAGGAACTGACGCTGGTCTCGGAACCGCTGACGCGCGGGCGGATTGTGTCGAGTCTGGGGTCGGGGCTGTTGGTCCGTCGCTCGATTGCGGCGGGGATCGGCATCGGCGAAATCCCGGTGTACATGGGCGAGCGCGATGGCCTGGTGCGGCTGTGGCCGGAACGCACGCGCCCGGTGCCTTACGATGTGTGGCTGGTAACCCACGCC